A region of the Cannabis sativa cultivar Pink pepper isolate KNU-18-1 chromosome 3, ASM2916894v1, whole genome shotgun sequence genome:
ATTGCGTTTAAAATAAGTAAACAAAACTATACATAAACAATAACAATTCATCACGGCGAGGCCTACTTTGGTTGCGACCAATTCTTCACTGTCGCGAGAAGACTTATGGCCGCGACAAAACCTGTGCAAAAAGGGCACAATTCTATGACAATAATTTCACCACAGCGAGGCTTTTAGTGACCACGGCGAGAGAGTCCGTACGACTCAAGGgtaaattcatattttttaatattttgagttcaaattaattctatttaaggGAACTTCGAATTAGAAAGTATGGACTTTAAAGTTACAACCTAGAAGCAGTAGAAGGACGACAACTAGAGCGAGAGTGGCAACCCGAATCTATTCCACCATCAGTTTCTTTCTTctccttttatttcttttatgttaatttttgtttttaatttatttatggatATGAACATGGAGATCATGAACTAAATTCTCAATTTAGGGATATGATGAATGTTAGTTGATGTTTATCTGATTTAGTTAATGtgattgttagttttttttttctggataGTGTGATTTGTCTTATTTGTTATAATTACATGTTTAAGAATGACCATCTTTAATgtgatttatgatcctaatatGAAATCTGAGAAGTGAATATTAGGAATGCTCTAatagaacaaatatatatagattttgaagtaaaacgagagtatttacatagcTTATGTGATATTTGGATTTTGTTTAATGcaaattatttgttaatttaCTTTAGAGATGTAAGTAGATAATATATGATTTAGGACCTTAATGATCTAAGAAGAGTTAAGGTTACTTTTATAATTTGTCATCACTTAAAGggagaaaattattaatttacatTAACAATTGGATAACTAAAATAATATGATTCATTCCTAATTATCATCAATAGTCAACTACACTGTTTATCGTTTATTTTACTATCTTTTAATTCTAGTTAATTAATTGCTCAATTATAACTTCAATTTACTAAATAGAAACATAAatctaatttagtggtactgAATATTAATTCCCGTGAATCGATCTCACTTGTGTGAGTATTTAACTATAATAGATTGCATATACTTGCATAGACTATAAAATTAAGCAATAAATTTTTGGCGATGTTGCCGaggaattgaataaatattgatattataataattagatTAAATTCTACTTAGGTTTTTCTTTCTGCTTCTAGCTAACTGGTTTCCTTGCAATTTCTCTTACTCTATTTCAGGTATTGGTGATTTATGCGACGTCAAGGACAAAGTATAATAGTGTCTGTTGTTCCTGAAATTGAGAAGACATGCAGAAGAAACAAAAGAAACAAGAGGCTAGAAAGGAGTGTAGTGGAGGTTGAACAAGAAGTAGTCATGGCTGACAATGCTAATATTGGTAACAATGGCAATAATAGAGGTGTTGTAGAAGACCAGGCTAATGGTCGCAATCCACCTGACCGTAGCCTGAGAGATTATGTGCTACCAAATATGACAAGGGCTAGATCCTGTATAAGGCCACCTGTCATCGAAACCAATAATTTTGAGATCAAACCAACCATAGTGCAGATGGTTCAATTCACATTCTAATTTGGCAGACTTTTATCAGAAGACTCAAACATACATCTTGCTAACTTTGAGAAGCTGTGTCAgacatttaaaattatttatttatttattttgtatcttGTGAAATTATTTATTGTGAATTATATGTgtgggtatatatatatatatgtatttgtatgaAGTATGTGTGTATATACATGTGAATTtggatatatatattaaatgtgtGTATTTTGTTTGAGCTGATTGGCTcatgtttttttctttcttttatttttttttaatgtatataactatatatatgtaaatttatgTTGTTTGTTTATGTATAgtgtaatttgttttttttactcttttttcATAAATTAGTTCCAATTTAAGGTTTTCTTCATTTTTGCATTTGAAGGTTATATTTGTCTATGTGTTTGCAAGTCAGCATCGATCTAGAATAAATATTATTAGAGCGTGAGTTGGATCTAATCCGATATCTGATAAGAGATCTGAACACTTTGGATAAGCCTTACGGCCCATCAAATTGGGGGTCTAACTCACTCCGAATGATCAGATCTTACATGAGTTAAACAAAAGAGTACACCCATAAAAAATAAGTTCATGGAATATGAAGGTGGAATAGAATTAGATAGTTTAGAAAGTAGAAAAATGGAAGGTTACATAATATCAAGAGGGGGTTCAGaaagatatatacatatatatatacatataacaaTCATCGACGTTTTTTATCCTTGGTGTAGTTTTCTATCTAACAAGTAACTAAAACGAGGGTTCATAAGTGATCCTTTTAGGAACATATCAGAGACCACTTTATACATAGCTTCAGTGAGGTGAACTCCATCCCAATTAACATACTGAGATGGGTTTTGACAAGCTTTGGTAGAAGGTGTCCCACAGAAAGAAAATACATCAACGTTATATGGTTCATCACCCGCACCACAACAAGCTTTGAAAGACTTGTTAATGCCAAACTTGGCTGGACTTTGCATGACTGTTTGGTAAGCAGTCCAATAATCGGCGTACGCTATGACAGCTTGGGGGAATTGTCTTCTCAGAGATGTCACCAAGTTTAAGATGGCTAAGTTGTGAGTATAACTTTGGTTGTTTTCACTCTTCACACAACCTATGTTGTCTCTGTCATTTTCGGCAGATAATGTCATAGCCAAAGATAAGCATCCTGTCATTGGAAAGCCTTGAACCACAACATACTTTGCACCTTTCTTTAACAATGTCTGTAAAAACCAGTAAGTAATACATCAAATAAGAAGAGTGTTAAGATTTAGAAAATATAGATAGTATTAAATGGTCTAGAGTAAAGTCATTATTCAAGAAAATCTTACTGTTAAAAATTGAGTATAGCTACTGATCGCCAACTTTCGAATAGTGTCACTGGATAATGTAGATCCAAAAGTGTAAGCATAATCATTTGCACCAATCTCACCAACCCAAAACAATGAGTTTTCAATGTCAGCAACTCTACACTTTACATCATGAGCTTTACACCCAACATTTTCTTCCAAGTACTTATCAAACCAAAGAAGTTGAGTCTGAATAGATTGGGGGGTGACATCAAGAGTAAGattgtttttaacaaaaaactcATGGTCTATAGCAGTGGAACCAGCTACAGCAAAGTTGACTCCATTAGGTGATTTTCCCTTAACATATTTGTAAGGAGGCAAGTAAGGCAATGACAGTGATTGTGCCACAAAGTCAATCACCAATCGTCCATCTGAGTATCGATTTGTTGGATGGTGAAAAAAGGTCATTCCGTACGGAGGGTTAGAGCCATGAAGAAAGCCACCTTGCCCAGGAACTGATCTAGTGTTGCCCGTGTCTGTAAAAGAGTCGCCAAAGGCATAAATTTTCTTAAAGGGAAGTGGATTTGTTTTGGTTATTGCAATGGAAAATGGAAAATAAAAGATCATGATAGTGACTATTATGTTGATCATAGTCATGATTGGATGAGAAGAGAAATTTAAAATCACAATTAGGAACTTTAACGTATTATATGTAGTGATTTAAAGAAATTTGTGCAGCtatgtataatatatttttttgtttgaagAGTGTTTTTAATTGAGAATAGTGTTAAGTATGATGTTGATTAAATAGGTGAGGAAGTTTTACATAATCATATCTTAATGAATACAATTAGTAAGATCTAGGTTTACTTTGTActgattttgttattaaataaaaaacacactaccacaaatagaaatttttctctttttttgttAGCTTTTGGTTTTATATTGTGGGTGTAACAAGGATAGCTCCCTCTCGTTTTTCTTATgtgagaattaaaaaaaaatgattacttacattttagtttttaagtttaataaaacaaaaaatatgttTGGCATGACAACCATTAGAAATGAATCAATTATGatcaaagaaaatataattaaaaatttatttctatttaaaatatcattaataAATGGATAtatcaatgaaaaataaaattgctttctgtaacacttttccaattaattttttatttttattcattagagaaataaaaatattttcaaaaaatatggtCTATAAACTATTTTTAccttttaacttttaaaatgaaaatgagattactttttttttttcttaataaaagtcattttaaaaatttatttaaatgattctttattcttaattataaatttgtattttcttttattaatattCTGGATTCTGACCCCGTGAATGGACACCGACCCCAACCCCAGACATCGGCTCTCGCCTACCTGATTGGACCTCAAACACCAGGCCTCGGCCACGACTTGACTCGAACCTCAGCCCTGCCTCAATTGCAGCCTAGCCTCTAGACCTGGACTCAGTCCTAGAACAAACTTGGACCTTGATCCCAGTCTCGACTCCCAAATtaggacctagacctggacccaaacatCGACCTAAAACTCAGACACAAACACATGCATAGACCCTACATGTACTCAGATCCCAACCTCAAACTCAATGTGTATGTTTAttgcaaattatttatttaattaagtttattatttattttaaatcactTAGCTTATAGACCCCGATTAACGGGATTAGTATGTTGTAATCATGACACATGGCGTTCCTTTGAGAAGGACGTTACACGATCAGAGGCCAAAAATATCACAATGAGTTTACTTAGTGATCTTAATAAGATTATTGAGGTAAGTTGGTGTTAGAAATATCAGGATATTTTGGAATATTTGGGGTTGACCAAATGCCCTAGGGTTAGAGATTTCTTTGTGGCtaagaaatattaaaataatcttttcttaattaaattaattattttatttattttctttattcttttttctttcttttcttttagtttctttgtttttatgctaaaaaatatgtatgtatatattgataAGCTTAAACATAAAAGTTAAAAGCAAAAACATAAAccctcctccttcttcttcttttctctcgAGCAAGTCAAAAACCCAAACAACAAACTTTTTTTGATTTGTTCTCTGTCCCAGAAGCTCCTCAACACCTTAAGGCAACAACTAGGGTAAGCCTCTTGTAGTGGAAGCTAAGGTAAggatttagttcttttttttcaTGAAAAGTTTAGGTTCTAAAAGTTAAATTTTGGTTTTATAGTTGCTGGGATATAAGTAAGCTTATGGCTTTATTTTTGGGGAGTTTTGGACTACTTTTGATGCTCATTTGATAGGTTTGTAGTTGTGGGGAGGTGAGAGTGAAGTTTGAGTTTTTAAGCTCTCAtggaaattttttattaaaggcATGATTTTGATTTCTGTAATGTAAAGATTATTATAATGATGTTATATGATTGTTCTGTGAAGTTTGGAATCATTTGGTTAGGTTTTGGTGGGATTTTGAGAAGTTAAAACTTGAGGTTTCTCGTTCCTGTAGAAAACggcaaactatttttttttcaggaaaCACTGAAAACAGCTTGCTGTTTTCTAATCAACTTATTGCTTTTGGTTATGTTTGGAACTCCCATTTATCATGTTTTCTTGATGTTGAGGGTATTGGTGCCCTAGTGACCTATAGGATAACTTACGGTGGTGGATTAAAGACCTAAAACAAATTAGGTTAAGTTGATTAATTAGTTCCTTTttttgttgtgacatagggctcTGGATCATTGATCTTTCTCTATTTGGGTCGATCAACATACTTGATTGGGCGATACCTGATATGTATTTTGACTTACTTCTGTATATTAGCCCTTTTGTAAAACTTTTGTAACATGAGATCCTCGAAACAAATTTTTAGCGAGTTATCCTATTCATTGctatagttttattatagtgaagtttttattattatcatgaattttattaattaattaatctactATTATAAAACTATGTTTCAAAAACACATGTGTGGCGTCCTTAgtgattagggcgttacacaaaGTATTGCTCTTGATCAGGACAAGTAGTGAATTTTTAGAAGTCTACGGTGTACTTCTCAAAAGGTGTAGCCCCCAAGAATGCGACTAAAATATCGGAGCTTCTTGgaatgaaaaaaatgaaaagagatGCAATCTACCTAGATCTCTCACTTTTTAGATCTCTCAAGAGAACAAATGACCATTAATTCTTGGTCGATAGAGTACTCCAGCGGATAAAAAATTGGAAAACAAAGCTTTTATCTAAGGCTAGGAGGACTTGTCTGGTTCAATATGTGGGGTCTTTGCTTACCACCTATGTTGTAGCCACTGAACCTATTCCTATACCTCAATTTCACAAAGGATAGTTAAGTGCCTGAGAGACTTTTGGTGGGGAGATACAAAGGAAAGAACCCTCCACACTATTGTTTGGCATTTCCTATGTCGATCAAAGCTCAAGGAGGGGTTAGGATTCAAAGGTGTgcatattagaatatttttattatggaaattattttctaattaagaaaatgattttctatttaaggaaataaataaataattgattttctgataaatgaatattttatattcattaaatctggacaaaatcaattatgtaatattctatatatggtcagatttctatattcattacctgatttgatttcctgaattaattgtcaaaatattctgacaattaatgtggcacagatactgatggagtatctcacctataaatatagggtctcggtccccgagctcctcactcattctgaatccattcagcaaattccatctaaagagagttgagagagcgaggaagcccgaactccaataccgaagctatcgcagggattgaagctcaaagatcaatggctggaggtacatcgatcctttcattgcatatattattgatatgattacagtttattttccgcatttcatatcattgtatatgctatattacatacactatatatatagtctaacagttggtatcagagcggatttatctctgccttgattttatttgagtttcatatatatatatacatacatatactgttcatatatatacatatttgttttcggttctgtatatatatatatttatattcataccatttatattatatatactttttaatcagtatatacatatatatatatatattttattgttcatatatacatatatattatatactcatacattcgtacgtgtatatatatatattttatatgtatatatgtttatatatatattgtatattatatatatgttttgtcacataataataatcataatattcatttttatttatgtgatatatacatgcatatatatatacatgcatatatatataatcacgatCGGTCCATTTTgagttttttccattttttatttttcggtgtttatttcgaattctaAATATATTGCTATGttcgtatagtattatagatcgatttaagcattgaaaatctattgaaaaacttaaagatggaaaaatttttcagttaaaactttttcggacccgattaatttcgtgatattaaagtatatattttttcgtgtttttgtgcataaaatctatgtggatctctttattatttgatttagaaccatttagatttgaaaacacgtaatttggtcgtcggaaacgcaatttccgatcgggtttgggtcgggttcgacggacccgcgtgcagaaaaacgggtcaaaatcgacccggttcgctgaagaagacgacgcaaaacgacatgtcgtttggagaaaacgacgtgtcgtttggcgtaaaaacgacgtgtcgtttgtcaaaaacgacgtgtcgtttgaaaCATGTTACAAATGTCGTTGTggaaaaaacgacatgtcgtttttcacattgtggaaaacgacatgtcgttttccgtCTTCTGAGGCAGCCTTTGCATTTattaaacgacatgtcgtttttaccttagggaaaacgacgtgtcgtttttaaTGTTTTCAGCACACTTCGTAAaataaaacgacgtgtcgtttttgccttttgcaaaaacgacatgtcgtttggcaagatggatttttcaaaaaaaaaaaaaaaaaaaaaaaaaaagggggaaaaattccgaatttttttttttttataaatttttatttatttggaatattaattattttcccatttcagtgttaatttagtcaataaattgcatttagttaattttccatttttgtttaatacatatatatagtataaattgaaaatggaaatttgtttaaatttggtaatttattacatgatttatttaggcatgtaaaaattgtgctaatttatgcatttaattatatattaccaaatttctgcaatttattgtctaaattaattttgaaaaatctgccattaatttcatattaaggaatttgcatttaattaatgatcatacattaattgtattattttgtatttatttgacaaatttatgtttaatgcaattaatttagatatgtatgatttaaatgctatacataaattccttttatagtgctagatatatttagaaatattcaaacattaagataggttgaatattttatttagcaattaagtttcataaaacttcataaaattattcataaaatattcataaaactttataaaatgaataaaatatgaataaaacgtaagtagttttgtggtttgacataagaaaacatgaacttgggacaaatgctcatatctagaacggtttttaatgatcttcggacgaccacactaggagcactaatctcagtgattgtctattatgttaataacgaaattacttttaggtagagcccaatacctaatgtctaaagtgaaaatataattttttataattagggagtagccacagcatctttaattatataaaattatatattaattaaaagtcaccttaatggacaaaacttgtaattaattatttggatataataattttaccccacagggattttattatatttttataattaattaggataatatattaagttaaattctcttaatttaccccacagggagttatgaggatttgaattaatagtgttatcacaaatttcattaaagatagatttcattcctccattatttctaaattaaatacttcattaaatctatcataaagttcatctaattttattagatttaaaatttagcccacaggcaattttagatttaataaaattttcatcttcatcatgtttctacattggtaaaacatgaattcattaaagcctcaattcttttaacatctaaatttttttgtaatcctattcttgcagctatttcatccacctctaaatatgctgaaatcactagtgaaatccctgagcttaggagtgacaacttcaaaatctggaaggaacgagttcttctccacctagcttgcactgacatggattatgcaataagaaaagatgaaccagctgctatcactggtactagcactgctgctgagattgcactacgtgaaaagtgggagcaatctaatcgtctttgcatcatgttcattatgtccagaattcctatgggaatgcgtggatcggtggagccacctgaGAAGGTGAAAGACTTTATCAAAGTTATGGATGAGCGTTTGACACTTCGGATAAATCTTtgttcatcaacctcatccaagagttctcgtccacaaaactcacctaagtgttaaaggagttcgagaacatatttctaaaatgagggacatcactgctcatttgaagaaactcgacgttatcattcctgataccttcctggttcattacatccttcacaatcttccttcacagtatgggcctttcaaaatttcctacaacacacataaagaaaaatggactatcaatgaattgatgaccatgtgtgttcaagaggaagccaggctcctacaggagcaaggagaaagtgttcacctgaccactcaacctaagaaacgcaagccattcaagaagaacaaagggaaaaagcccatggctcccaaggctgccataaagaaagattccatcaaatgtttcttttgtaaacaaaagggacatgcgaaaagggagtgcagccagttcaagaaatggatggatgacaaaggtaatccaatttccttagtatgttatgaatctaatatggctaatgttaatcttaacacatggtggattgattccggttcaacaattcacataacaaattccttgcaggatattcaaaatctaaggaagccagtggcaagtgagcaaagcatcttatctggaaacaagatgggctcacatgtggaagctattggaacatgcaatttagttttaagtaatggttttgttttaaagttagaaaagaccttttatgtaccaagtttctctagaaacttgatttcagtttcaagacttataccctttggtttttcctttacattttcagacaaatatttcaatttatattataaatctgaatgtgttggaaatggtattttgtctgatggtctttactgccttaatttacaaaataataccactaataatgttatgcatgttcacgctggcactaaaagatgtgttatgaaagaggattcctgtacattgtggcaccggagattgggacatatctccattgatagaattaaaaggttggtaaaagatggggtactcaataccttagattttatcgactttgatacttgtgtggattgcattaagggaaagcaaacctccaagtctCGTCAAAACTCGGTGTCCATAGGAGttctgaaatattagaaatcatacatactgatatatgtagtccagatatggagtcacatggtcagaattacttcatctcattcatagatgattactcacgctacatgtatatctacttacttcataataaaagtgaagcattagatgtctttaagatatttaaagtcaagtagagaaacaatgcaacaagcaaattaagatagtgagatcagatagaggaggtgagtattatggtagatacacagaagatggacaagcacctggtgcatttgcgaagtttcttgaagaaaatgggattgttgcccattacaccttgcccggtacacccgagcaaaatggtgttgcagaaagaagaaaccgaacattaatggacatggtgcgagtatgcttagtagcaactctaaccttcctaaatccttgtggactgaagcattaaagacatccgtgtacatattaaaccgagttccaacaaaggcagtctcaaaaactccttttgaattatggaaaggttggaaaccaagtttgaatcatgtacgcatttggggatgtccatctgaagtcagaatatataatccacaagagaagaaattggacccaaggaccataagcggattctttatagggtacgctgaaaagtctaaaggttacaagttttattgtccatctcatagcacaagaattgtggaatcaaggaatgcaaaatttcgtgagaatgccttgatcagtgggagtgatcaatcaaaggacttaggtcctgagaaagatccttcagaaccttccacttcaaaagcaagattgataatggttaacactcctgtcgttcaaacgaatgttgaacaaccattaccaatcactgaagatccacaagttggtaatgataatccaAGAGATCAAAATGTTCAAGAGTTGCCTCGCAACCGTTGAACAACCCGCCGAACTCCGCGCCGCTCCCCAAGAGCctgttggtgaagtcttaagaagatctactagacctatcAAACCAAGGATTTATaaagactatgttgtgtatttattagaatctgatattggaattggaaatgatccagaaacgtttttacaagctatgaacagtagagaatcaaaattgtggtacaatgctatggatgatgaaatgaattctatgaggtgcaacagagtctgggaacttgtaaagttgcctaatggggcgagagccattggctgtaaatgggtctataaaactaagaaagactcattaggcaacactgagaggtacaaagcgagacttgttgctaaaggattcactcaagaggaaggaattgactatacagagactttttctcctgtatcaaagaaagattccctcagagtcatcttggcattagttgctcattttgatttagagctggagcagatggatgtaaaaactgcttttctgaatggtgatctagaggaggaggtatacatgaaacaaccagaaggattctcctctagtgaaggtcaggatttggtatgcaagctcaagaagtccatctatggattaaaacaagcatcccgccaatggtatttaaaatttcatgatgtcatctcttcctttggatttgaagagaatgtcatggaccaatgcatatacctgaaggaaagtgggagtaaaatttgttttcttgttttatatgtggacgatattcttcttgcatccaatgataaagggttgctacgtgaagtgaaacaatttctttcaaagaactttgagatgaaagacatgggtgaagcatcctatgtcataggcattaagattcatagagatagataccgaggtatcttaggtttatctcaagaagcctacatcaacagagttttagaaagatttcatatgaaagattgttcaccgagcgttgctccaattatgaagggtgataaattaaatttgagccagtgcccaaagaatgattttgaaagagaacaaatgaagaacattccttatgcttctgctgtcggaagcctaatgtatgctcaggtgtgcacaagacccgacattgcttattctgtcggaatgttaggaagatttcagagtaacccggggatagaccactggaaagctgcaaagaaagttatgaggtatcttcagggtactaaggattacaaactgatgttcaaacgaactgacaatctagaagtagttggctactcagactcagatttcgcTGGTTGcactgattcacgtaaatctacatctggttacgtgtttatgtttgctggtggagctgtgtcctggaggagtaacaaacaaaccttgactgctacttctactatggaggctgagttcgtttcttgctttgaggctacatcacatggtgtatggctaaagagtttcatttcaggccttagagtggttgattccattgcaaggccgcTAAAGATGTTCTCGTGACAATTCatgttttcatggctaagaacaacaaaagtggaagtcgaagcaagcacatcgacattaagtacttagctattagagaacgtgttaaggaaaataaagtggtcattcaacacattagcactgaattgatgattgccgatcctatgacaaaaggcttgccacctcataaattcaaggatcatgtagagaacatgggacttg
Encoded here:
- the LOC115710399 gene encoding GDSL esterase/lipase At3g48460-like, producing the protein MTMINIIVTIMIFYFPFSIAITKTNPLPFKKIYAFGDSFTDTGNTRSVPGQGGFLHGSNPPYGMTFFHHPTNRYSDGRLVIDFVAQSLSLPYLPPYKYVKGKSPNGVNFAVAGSTAIDHEFFVKNNLTLDVTPQSIQTQLLWFDKYLEENVGCKAHDVKCRVADIENSLFWVGEIGANDYAYTFGSTLSSDTIRKLAISSYTQFLTTLLKKGAKYVVVQGFPMTGCLSLAMTLSAENDRDNIGCVKSENNQSYTHNLAILNLVTSLRRQFPQAVIAYADYWTAYQTVMQSPAKFGINKSFKACCGAGDEPYNVDVFSFCGTPSTKACQNPSQYVNWDGVHLTEAMYKVVSDMFLKGSLMNPRFSYLLDRKLHQG
- the LOC133035466 gene encoding uncharacterized protein LOC133035466; translation: MRDITAHLKKLDVIIPDTFLVHYILHNLPSQYGPFKISYNTHKEKWTINELMTMCVQEEARLLQEQGESVHLTTQPKKRKPFKKNKGKKPMAPKAAIKKDSIKCFFCKQKGHAKRECSQFKKWMDDKGYSKSKEASGK